One stretch of Castor canadensis chromosome 14, mCasCan1.hap1v2, whole genome shotgun sequence DNA includes these proteins:
- the LOC141416291 gene encoding beta-defensin 43-like, protein MSPLPQLPPLAPNLLLRHSTDQTARSFAFKTGCSSDYQSCRMKCKVDEHALRYCDDWSICCGVKNSEVKKMKKW, encoded by the exons ATGTCACCACTGCCTCAGCTgccaccactggctccaaacctgcttctGAGACATTcaacagaccaaacag CCAGAAGTTTCGCTTTTAAGACCGGATGTTCTTCAGACTACCAGAGTTGCAGAATGAAGTGCAAAGTTGATGAACATGCACTTAGGTATTGTGATGACTGGAGCATCTGCTGTGGGGTAAAGAACTCAGaagttaagaaaatgaagaagtggTGA